The proteins below are encoded in one region of Bacteroides uniformis:
- a CDS encoding HlyD family secretion protein encodes MLDTKSQNSNMLLAFLTLTGVIAIVALVGFFMLRKGPEIVQGQAEVTEYRVSSKVPGRILEFRVKEGQSVQAGDTLAILEAPDVQAKLEQARAAESAAQAQNEKALKGARREQIQAAYEMWQKALAGLEIAEKSYTRVKNLHDQGVMSTQKLDEVTAQRNAARATEKAAKAQYDMAKNGAEREDKAAAAALVERAKGAVAEVESYIKETYLIAQTAGEVSEIFPKVGELVGTGAPIMNIAILDDMWITFNVREDLLQGLGMNTEFEAFIPALDKNIRLKVYYMKDLGTYAAWKATKTTGQFDLKTFEVKAAPQEKVEGLRPGMSVVLKK; translated from the coding sequence ATGTTGGATACAAAATCACAAAACAGTAACATGTTGTTGGCATTCCTCACGCTGACGGGAGTGATTGCCATCGTTGCCCTTGTAGGTTTCTTCATGTTGCGTAAAGGGCCGGAAATTGTGCAAGGACAAGCAGAAGTAACGGAGTATCGAGTATCGAGCAAAGTGCCGGGACGTATTCTGGAATTTCGTGTAAAAGAGGGACAAAGCGTACAAGCCGGAGACACCCTTGCCATTTTGGAGGCTCCGGACGTGCAGGCCAAACTGGAACAAGCACGCGCCGCCGAATCGGCAGCCCAAGCCCAGAACGAAAAAGCTCTAAAAGGCGCCCGTCGGGAACAGATACAAGCTGCCTATGAAATGTGGCAAAAGGCACTGGCCGGACTGGAGATTGCCGAAAAATCCTACACGCGTGTGAAGAACCTGCACGACCAAGGCGTGATGTCTACACAAAAGCTTGACGAAGTTACCGCCCAACGCAATGCAGCCCGGGCTACGGAGAAAGCCGCCAAAGCCCAGTATGATATGGCCAAGAACGGTGCGGAACGCGAGGACAAAGCCGCTGCCGCTGCCTTGGTGGAACGTGCCAAAGGAGCTGTGGCCGAAGTTGAATCGTACATCAAGGAAACTTACCTGATTGCACAGACTGCCGGTGAGGTATCCGAGATATTCCCCAAAGTAGGCGAGCTCGTGGGCACGGGTGCTCCCATTATGAACATCGCCATTCTGGACGATATGTGGATAACCTTCAATGTACGCGAGGACTTGCTGCAAGGGTTGGGTATGAATACCGAATTCGAGGCGTTCATCCCTGCACTCGATAAGAATATCCGCCTGAAAGTGTACTATATGAAAGACCTCGGCACATATGCCGCCTGGAAAGCGACCAAGACTACCGGCCAGTTCGACCTGAAAACATTCGAAGTAAAAGCCGCTCCGCAAGAGAAGGTGGAAGGACTGCGTCCGGGAATGAGTGTTGTATTGAAGAAGTAA
- a CDS encoding ABC transporter permease: MERNKKHTALWNVARRECRRLVSRPLYLFCMVIAPLFCYIFFTTLMDSGLPTDMPVGVVDQDMSATSRQLIRNLDAFEQTAVVARYPTINEARTAMQRGEIYGFFYIPEGTSAKAQAGRQPKLSFYTNNTLLIAGSLLFKDMKMMSELASGAAARSTLYAKGATEEQAMAFLQPIVIDTHPLNNPWLNYSVYLCNTFAPGVLMLLIFMVTVYSIGVEIKDRTAREWLRMGNNSIWISLAGKLLPHTAIFFLMGILYNVYLYGFLHFPCNSGILPMLLATLCLVLASQGMGILMIGTLPTLRLGLSFASLWGVLSFSMCGLSFPAMGMHPVLQALANLFPLRHYFLIYVDQALNGYPMIYSWVNYVALLIFMMLPFLIAHRLKGALVYYKYMP, encoded by the coding sequence ATGGAAAGAAATAAGAAACATACGGCTTTGTGGAATGTAGCAAGACGCGAATGCCGCCGTCTTGTTTCCCGCCCGCTCTATCTGTTCTGTATGGTGATAGCACCGTTGTTCTGCTACATATTCTTCACCACGCTGATGGACTCCGGGCTTCCTACGGACATGCCCGTAGGTGTGGTGGACCAAGACATGAGTGCCACTTCACGCCAGCTGATACGTAACTTGGACGCTTTTGAGCAGACAGCCGTCGTCGCCCGCTACCCTACCATCAACGAAGCCCGTACCGCCATGCAGCGCGGAGAGATTTACGGTTTCTTCTACATTCCCGAAGGTACCTCTGCCAAAGCGCAGGCCGGACGGCAGCCCAAACTCTCTTTCTATACAAACAATACCCTGCTCATCGCAGGTTCACTCCTCTTCAAGGACATGAAGATGATGAGCGAATTGGCATCCGGTGCCGCAGCACGTAGCACCCTATATGCCAAAGGAGCTACCGAGGAACAAGCGATGGCCTTCCTCCAACCCATCGTCATAGATACGCATCCACTCAATAACCCGTGGCTGAACTACTCCGTATATCTGTGCAACACCTTTGCACCGGGCGTATTGATGCTGCTTATCTTCATGGTAACCGTCTATTCCATCGGAGTCGAGATAAAAGACCGCACCGCCCGCGAATGGCTGCGCATGGGCAACAACTCCATCTGGATTTCCCTTGCCGGCAAACTGCTGCCGCATACCGCCATCTTCTTCCTGATGGGAATATTATATAATGTATACCTCTACGGTTTCCTCCATTTTCCCTGCAACAGCGGCATCCTGCCGATGCTGCTTGCCACTCTTTGCCTGGTGCTGGCATCGCAAGGCATGGGAATATTGATGATAGGAACCCTGCCTACCCTGCGTCTGGGACTCAGTTTCGCTTCCCTATGGGGCGTACTCTCTTTCTCCATGTGCGGATTGTCATTCCCCGCCATGGGCATGCACCCCGTATTGCAGGCATTGGCAAATCTGTTCCCCCTGCGCCACTATTTCCTGATTTATGTGGACCAGGCACTGAATGGATACCCCATGATTTACTCGTGGGTCAACTACGTAGCGCTGCTTATTTTCATGATGCTCCCGTTCCTTATAGCCCATAGGCTGAAAGGAGCGTTGGTTTACTATAAATACATGCCCTAA
- a CDS encoding S41 family peptidase, which produces MKKLLLGIAAACLAGFTFAQDAPLWMRHSVISPDGTTIAFTYKGDIYTVPVAGGRAMQITTNPAYDTAPVWSPDSKRIAFASDRMGSLDVYIVAKDGGEPRRLTTHSGSETPLAFTDAGHVLFSAGIMPSAEAVVFPSNGQFNQVYRVSVEGGRPTMISSMPMECISINKEGAMLYQDKKGYEDYWRKHHVSPIARDIWMYTPGKEPQYRQLTTFGGEDREPVWAPDGKTFYYLSEENGSFNIYRRTPGDAKAVQLTHYTKNPVRYLSAATDGRLCYGFDGEIYTLLPGGEAQKVNISIVSDRNDKDIIRQIKSSGATEMAVSPDGKEVAFVLRGDVYVTSVEYKTTKQITNTPCQERTVDFAPDGRTLVYASERGGLWQLYTSTIVRKDEKLFTYATELKEERLTNSDAASFQPQYSPDGKEIAFLENRSTIRVINLKTKDVRTVMDGKYQYSYSDGDQWFQWSPDSKWILSDYIGVGGWNNKDVVLLNADGKGEMVNLTESGYNDGNAKWVLGGKAMIWTSDRAGYRSHGSWGAEDDTYIMFFDAEAYDRFLMNKEETALLEEAEKAEKEKAGKKDEKDAKKKKEDADKDKEKKVEPLKFDLANRFDRIVRLTVNSSHMADAMLSAKGDKLYYLSVFEDGYDLWEHNLKENVTKVLLKKVGAGALQPDKEGKNIFLCARDGMKKIEIEGSKISPIEFEAFFDYRPYGEREYIFDHIWQQVNDKFYVADLQGTDWNGYKETYKRFLPYINNNYDFAEMLSEMLGELNGSHTGARYYASGAALPTAALGVFYDEAYAGDGLKIKEIIAQSPLTKKKTDVKPGCIIEKVDGVAIKAGADYFPLLEGKAGRKVILSVYDPVTGKRFEETLKPISYGAQNELLYKRWVENCRKKVDEYSGGRIAYIHIKGMDSPSFRKIYSDLLSESSRKKEAVVVDTRHNGGGWLHEQVATLLSGKEYERFVPRGQYIGSDPFDRWLKPSCMLVCEDNYSNAHGTPFVYKTLGIGKLIGAPVAGTMTAVWWESQIDPSIVFGIPQVGCMDMQGNYLENRTLQPDILVYNEPEAVLKGEDAQLKAAVDHLLKRLPQKK; this is translated from the coding sequence ATGAAAAAACTACTATTAGGTATTGCTGCCGCTTGCCTGGCTGGTTTTACTTTTGCGCAGGATGCTCCGCTGTGGATGCGTCATAGTGTCATCTCTCCCGATGGGACCACCATTGCTTTTACGTATAAAGGAGACATCTATACGGTGCCGGTTGCCGGTGGACGTGCCATGCAGATAACTACCAATCCCGCATATGATACGGCTCCGGTATGGAGTCCGGACAGTAAGCGGATTGCTTTTGCTTCGGATCGTATGGGAAGCCTGGACGTCTACATTGTGGCCAAAGACGGAGGCGAACCACGACGGCTGACTACCCACTCGGGAAGCGAAACGCCGCTTGCTTTTACAGATGCCGGACATGTCTTGTTCTCTGCGGGCATCATGCCGTCTGCCGAGGCTGTTGTCTTTCCCTCTAACGGGCAGTTCAACCAGGTCTATCGAGTATCAGTGGAGGGAGGGCGCCCGACGATGATTTCGTCCATGCCTATGGAGTGCATCTCCATCAATAAGGAGGGAGCGATGTTGTATCAAGATAAGAAAGGTTACGAGGACTACTGGCGTAAACATCACGTATCGCCCATTGCCCGTGACATCTGGATGTATACTCCGGGAAAAGAACCGCAGTACCGCCAGCTGACCACTTTCGGAGGAGAAGACCGTGAACCGGTTTGGGCTCCTGATGGAAAAACATTCTACTATCTGAGTGAGGAAAACGGCTCTTTCAATATCTACCGACGTACTCCCGGAGATGCGAAGGCCGTGCAGTTGACGCACTATACCAAAAATCCGGTACGCTATCTCAGTGCCGCTACGGACGGAAGGTTGTGCTATGGATTTGATGGTGAGATTTACACCCTGCTTCCCGGTGGAGAAGCGCAAAAGGTGAACATCAGCATTGTTTCCGACAGAAACGACAAGGACATTATCCGCCAGATTAAGAGTAGCGGTGCCACGGAAATGGCAGTGTCTCCGGATGGTAAGGAAGTGGCTTTCGTTTTGCGCGGCGATGTCTACGTCACTTCAGTGGAATATAAGACTACGAAGCAGATAACGAATACTCCTTGTCAGGAACGTACCGTAGACTTTGCCCCCGATGGGCGGACACTGGTTTATGCTTCCGAACGTGGCGGGCTTTGGCAACTTTACACTTCGACGATTGTGCGTAAGGATGAAAAGCTGTTTACCTATGCCACAGAGCTGAAGGAAGAACGCTTGACAAACTCGGATGCCGCTTCTTTCCAACCCCAATACAGCCCTGACGGTAAAGAGATTGCCTTTCTCGAAAACCGCAGCACCATCCGTGTCATCAATTTGAAGACAAAGGATGTGCGTACCGTTATGGATGGCAAGTATCAATACTCTTATTCGGACGGTGACCAGTGGTTTCAGTGGAGTCCGGACAGCAAATGGATTCTTTCGGACTATATCGGTGTAGGTGGATGGAACAACAAAGATGTTGTGCTGCTGAATGCCGATGGCAAGGGTGAAATGGTGAACCTGACCGAGAGCGGATACAACGATGGCAATGCCAAATGGGTATTGGGTGGAAAAGCCATGATTTGGACCAGTGACCGTGCGGGGTATCGCAGCCACGGCAGTTGGGGAGCCGAAGACGATACTTATATCATGTTCTTTGATGCTGAAGCATACGACCGTTTTTTGATGAACAAGGAAGAAACCGCTTTACTCGAGGAAGCGGAGAAGGCAGAGAAGGAAAAAGCCGGGAAGAAAGACGAAAAGGATGCTAAGAAGAAAAAAGAGGATGCCGACAAAGATAAGGAGAAAAAGGTAGAGCCGTTAAAGTTCGACCTCGCAAACCGCTTTGACCGTATTGTACGCCTGACCGTCAACTCCTCGCATATGGCAGATGCCATGCTTTCTGCTAAAGGGGATAAACTCTATTATCTTTCTGTTTTCGAGGATGGGTACGATCTTTGGGAACACAATCTGAAAGAGAATGTTACAAAAGTTCTTTTGAAGAAAGTAGGTGCAGGCGCTTTGCAGCCTGACAAGGAAGGGAAGAATATCTTCCTTTGTGCCCGCGACGGAATGAAGAAGATAGAGATTGAAGGCAGCAAGATTTCTCCAATTGAATTTGAGGCTTTCTTCGATTACCGCCCTTATGGTGAGCGTGAATATATCTTCGACCACATCTGGCAGCAGGTAAATGATAAGTTCTATGTGGCAGACTTGCAAGGTACGGACTGGAATGGATACAAAGAAACTTATAAGCGCTTCTTGCCGTATATCAACAATAACTACGATTTTGCGGAAATGCTGAGTGAGATGCTGGGTGAATTGAACGGTTCTCATACGGGAGCGCGTTATTATGCTTCGGGCGCAGCACTTCCTACGGCTGCTTTGGGAGTGTTCTATGATGAAGCTTATGCGGGCGATGGATTGAAGATTAAAGAAATTATAGCTCAGAGTCCATTGACGAAGAAAAAGACGGATGTCAAGCCGGGCTGTATTATCGAGAAAGTGGATGGTGTTGCCATTAAGGCTGGCGCTGATTATTTCCCGTTACTCGAAGGTAAGGCAGGCCGCAAGGTGATTCTCTCGGTCTATGATCCTGTTACCGGAAAGCGGTTTGAAGAAACCTTGAAGCCCATATCTTACGGTGCCCAGAATGAGCTGTTGTATAAGCGCTGGGTGGAAAACTGCCGCAAAAAGGTGGATGAATATTCCGGCGGACGCATTGCTTATATTCACATCAAAGGTATGGATAGTCCGAGCTTCCGTAAGATTTACTCCGATTTGTTGAGCGAAAGCAGTCGTAAGAAAGAGGCTGTTGTGGTGGATACCCGCCATAACGGAGGCGGGTGGCTGCACGAACAAGTAGCGACGTTACTTAGCGGCAAGGAGTATGAACGCTTTGTGCCGCGTGGCCAGTACATCGGCAGCGATCCTTTTGACAGATGGCTGAAACCTTCGTGTATGCTGGTTTGCGAGGATAATTACAGCAATGCCCACGGTACTCCTTTTGTGTACAAGACGTTGGGTATCGGTAAGCTGATAGGTGCTCCCGTGGCAGGAACCATGACTGCTGTCTGGTGGGAAAGCCAGATCGATCCAAGTATTGTATTCGGTATTCCGCAGGTAGGTTGCATGGATATGCAGGGCAACTATCTGGAGAACCGCACGTTGCAGCCTGATATCCTGGTCTATAATGAACCGGAAGCTGTTTTGAAGGGAGAAGATGCACAGCTGAAAGCGGCGGTGGACCACTTGCTGAAGAGGTTGCCGCAAAAGAAATAG
- the mdh gene encoding malate dehydrogenase translates to MSKVTVVGAGNVGATCANVLAFNEVADEVVMLDVKEGVSEGKAMDMMQTAQLLGFDTTVVGCTNDYEKTANSDVVVITSGIPRKPGMTREELIGVNAGIVKSVAQNILKYSPNAILVVISNPMDTMTYLSLKSLGLPKNRIIGMGGALDSSRFKYFLSQALGCNANEVEGMVIGGHGDTTMIPLARLATYKGQPVSTLLSEEKLNEVVASTMVGGATLTKLLGTSAWYAPGAAGAYVVESIIHNQKKMIPCSVYLEGEYGESDICIGVPVILGKNGIEKIVELELTADEKAKFAASAAAVHKTNAALKEVGAL, encoded by the coding sequence ATGTCAAAAGTAACCGTAGTAGGTGCAGGTAACGTAGGTGCTACATGCGCTAATGTGTTAGCCTTTAATGAAGTGGCTGACGAAGTGGTAATGCTGGACGTGAAAGAAGGCGTTTCAGAAGGTAAGGCAATGGATATGATGCAGACTGCTCAACTGCTGGGCTTCGACACCACTGTTGTAGGTTGTACCAACGATTATGAGAAGACTGCCAACTCCGACGTTGTAGTGATTACTTCCGGTATTCCCCGTAAGCCGGGTATGACTCGTGAAGAATTGATCGGTGTTAATGCAGGTATCGTTAAGTCGGTTGCACAGAACATCTTGAAATATTCTCCGAATGCTATCCTTGTGGTTATCTCCAACCCGATGGATACCATGACTTATCTGTCATTGAAGTCTCTGGGCTTGCCGAAGAACCGTATCATCGGTATGGGTGGTGCTTTGGACAGCTCTCGTTTCAAATATTTCTTGTCTCAGGCTTTGGGCTGCAACGCCAACGAAGTGGAAGGCATGGTTATCGGTGGTCACGGTGATACTACCATGATTCCGTTGGCTCGTCTGGCTACTTACAAAGGACAGCCGGTAAGCACACTGCTGAGCGAAGAAAAACTGAACGAAGTGGTAGCTTCTACTATGGTAGGTGGTGCTACACTGACTAAGTTGCTGGGTACTTCTGCATGGTATGCTCCGGGTGCGGCAGGCGCTTATGTCGTTGAGTCTATCATCCACAACCAGAAGAAGATGATTCCTTGTTCAGTATATCTGGAAGGAGAATACGGTGAATCAGACATCTGTATCGGTGTTCCCGTAATCCTTGGCAAGAACGGTATCGAGAAAATCGTTGAACTGGAACTGACTGCTGACGAAAAAGCTAAATTTGCTGCCAGCGCTGCTGCCGTTCACAAGACAAATGCCGCTTTGAAGGAAGTAGGTGCTCTCTAA
- a CDS encoding RagB/SusD family nutrient uptake outer membrane protein: MKNYISKATLALLVALSATGCSDFLDEKLKSELAPDNTYTSSYGFEVGSTGLYAEARSEYNTWGENGAFMHNAACPYEALQIATDLATMGTKDGSIQPFGFLTLTPNTGIVGSYWNWAYSLIAGANEMLKYSEINTNWDNSTDKALYQAESRFFRAYAYRTLVYLYGDVPYVDKIQDQFRIDFTRTPKEEVIAHMVEDLQFAVENLPTDPDAVKVGKLTKWAAEHLLSEVYLMQGDYAKAETAAENVINSGYFHLMEDRFGEKVKANGDVFSDLFVENNQNRTSGNMESIWVMQFEYNTTGGGTNSDDWTRRAWEPKYFEITGFVLADSLGGRGLSQLVPMKWWIGEDTGFFDEEDIRNSEYNIKRNWYYNNENMPDLYGKKATITDETWFTTFRLYPALTKFFYGRSENLSLTGSYRDRMKFRLSETYLLLCEARLGLNDISGAREAINVVRRRAHAPEITDSEMTMDFLLDERIRELVGEESRRFTLCRTGKLLERTRKYNTESGPVMRDYHTLWPIPQSIIDSNTGAEFPQNEGY; the protein is encoded by the coding sequence ATGAAAAATTATATATCAAAAGCAACTCTAGCTCTGTTAGTAGCTCTGTCTGCTACCGGTTGCTCTGACTTTCTGGATGAGAAACTGAAAAGTGAACTGGCTCCGGACAACACATATACAAGTTCCTATGGTTTCGAAGTAGGTTCTACCGGACTTTATGCCGAAGCACGCTCTGAATACAACACTTGGGGTGAAAACGGTGCCTTCATGCACAATGCCGCTTGCCCTTACGAAGCATTGCAGATTGCCACTGACCTTGCTACCATGGGCACTAAAGACGGTTCTATCCAACCGTTCGGTTTTTTGACATTAACTCCAAATACCGGTATTGTGGGTTCCTACTGGAACTGGGCTTATAGCCTGATTGCAGGAGCCAATGAGATGTTGAAATACTCGGAAATAAACACGAACTGGGATAATAGCACAGACAAGGCGCTCTATCAGGCAGAATCACGTTTTTTCCGCGCCTATGCATACCGTACATTGGTTTATCTGTATGGAGACGTTCCTTATGTAGACAAGATTCAAGATCAGTTCAGAATCGATTTTACCCGTACACCGAAGGAAGAGGTTATTGCCCACATGGTAGAAGACCTTCAGTTTGCTGTCGAGAACCTGCCTACTGACCCTGATGCCGTAAAAGTCGGCAAGCTGACCAAATGGGCGGCAGAACACTTACTAAGTGAGGTTTACTTGATGCAGGGTGATTATGCAAAGGCTGAAACTGCCGCAGAGAATGTCATCAACAGCGGATATTTCCACTTGATGGAAGACCGCTTCGGTGAAAAGGTAAAAGCAAACGGCGATGTGTTCTCCGACCTATTCGTTGAAAACAATCAAAATCGCACATCCGGCAATATGGAAAGCATTTGGGTCATGCAGTTTGAATATAACACTACTGGTGGCGGTACAAATTCCGATGACTGGACACGCCGTGCCTGGGAACCCAAATACTTCGAAATTACCGGTTTTGTTTTGGCAGACTCACTGGGTGGCCGCGGCTTGTCGCAATTGGTACCAATGAAATGGTGGATTGGAGAAGATACCGGTTTCTTTGATGAAGAAGACATTCGTAATTCCGAATACAACATCAAACGTAACTGGTATTACAACAACGAGAACATGCCCGACCTTTATGGTAAAAAAGCCACGATTACAGACGAAACATGGTTTACCACCTTCCGTCTTTATCCGGCTCTGACAAAATTCTTCTATGGCCGTTCCGAAAACCTTTCTTTGACCGGTTCCTACCGTGACCGCATGAAGTTCCGTTTGTCCGAGACTTATCTCTTACTCTGCGAAGCAAGGTTGGGGTTGAACGATATTTCAGGTGCCCGCGAAGCAATCAATGTTGTACGCCGTCGCGCACATGCTCCTGAAATTACGGACAGTGAAATGACCATGGACTTCTTGCTGGACGAACGTATCCGCGAGTTGGTAGGTGAAGAATCACGCCGCTTTACCTTATGCCGTACCGGCAAATTATTGGAGCGTACCCGCAAATACAATACAGAATCGGGGCCCGTTATGCGTGATTACCACACATTATGGCCGATTCCTCAGAGCATAATCGATTCAAATACGGGTGCAGAATTCCCGCAAAACGAAGGATATTAA
- a CDS encoding ABC transporter permease — protein MKDLTFRQKVIQGIHDLFYIWKREFGTTFRDQGVLIFFVLVPLVYPLIYAFIYTNETIHEVPTVVVDDSRSSLSREYLRKVDSSPEVSLVSYCADMEEAKLMLKDRRAYGIIYIPSTFSDDIVRGKQTQVSIFCDMSGLLYYKALLTANTNVSLAMNADIKVERSANTTDRQDEITAYPIEYEDVALYNPTNGFAAFLIPAVLVLIIQQTLLLGIGLSAGTAREQNRFRDLVPINRHYNGTLRIVMGKGLSYFMVYSLVSVYILCVVPWLFSLNQIAIPGVLTLFTLPYLAACIFFAMTASIAIRNRETCMLLFVFTSVPLLFLSGISWPGAAMPAFWKYFSYIFPSTFGINGYVRINSMGATLNEVSFEYQALWIQTGFYFITTCLVYRWQILQSRKHVIEEYKKHKSIEA, from the coding sequence ATGAAAGACCTGACGTTCAGACAGAAAGTGATACAAGGCATTCATGACTTGTTCTATATATGGAAACGGGAATTCGGCACCACCTTCCGCGACCAGGGCGTGCTCATCTTCTTCGTGCTCGTTCCGTTGGTCTATCCGTTGATATACGCTTTCATCTATACCAACGAAACTATCCACGAAGTGCCCACTGTCGTGGTGGATGACTCACGCTCCTCGTTGAGCCGCGAATACCTGCGGAAAGTGGACTCCAGTCCCGAAGTGAGCCTCGTGAGCTACTGCGCTGATATGGAAGAAGCCAAACTGATGTTGAAGGACCGCAGGGCATACGGTATTATCTACATCCCCTCCACCTTCAGCGACGACATTGTACGCGGTAAGCAAACGCAGGTCAGCATCTTCTGCGACATGAGCGGACTGCTGTATTACAAAGCCTTGCTGACTGCCAACACCAACGTGTCGCTTGCCATGAACGCAGACATCAAAGTGGAGCGAAGCGCCAATACCACCGACCGCCAGGACGAGATTACCGCCTACCCGATAGAGTATGAGGATGTCGCCCTCTATAATCCAACCAACGGATTTGCCGCTTTCCTGATTCCGGCAGTATTGGTATTGATTATCCAGCAAACGCTGCTACTCGGCATCGGCTTGTCTGCCGGGACGGCACGCGAACAGAACCGCTTCCGCGACCTGGTGCCTATCAACCGCCACTACAACGGCACACTACGCATTGTGATGGGAAAAGGGCTGAGCTACTTCATGGTATATTCACTGGTATCGGTATATATACTGTGTGTGGTTCCATGGCTTTTCAGCCTCAACCAAATAGCGATACCCGGTGTCCTGACTCTGTTCACCCTGCCCTACCTGGCCGCTTGTATTTTCTTTGCCATGACAGCATCCATTGCCATCCGCAACCGCGAAACGTGCATGCTGCTGTTCGTGTTCACCTCCGTGCCGCTGCTGTTCCTCTCCGGCATTTCATGGCCGGGAGCTGCTATGCCCGCTTTCTGGAAGTACTTCTCGTACATCTTCCCTTCTACCTTCGGCATCAACGGCTACGTACGCATCAACAGCATGGGAGCCACACTCAATGAAGTCTCTTTCGAGTACCAAGCACTATGGATACAAACGGGCTTCTACTTCATCACCACGTGCCTGGTATATCGCTGGCAGATATTGCAGAGCAGGAAACATGTGATTGAAGAGTATAAGAAGCATAAGAGTATAGAAGCGTAA
- a CDS encoding TolC family protein has product MKKFFCFICLAYLSFPMKAQEALSLDSCRALAISNNKELLISQEKINAAHYQRKAAFTNYLPNISASGGYMRSQKELSILSDAQKGALSGLGTSLSGPLQQAAQVIAQLHPELAGQLPALGQSLVGALDGAGQSLVDAFRTDTRNMYAGALTLTQPLYMGGKIRAYNKITKYAEELARQQHNTGMQEVILSTDQAYWQVVSLAHKKKLAEGYLKLLQKLDSDVDKMIAEGVATKADGLSIKVKVNEAEMTLTKVTDGLSLARMLLCQLCGLDLSTPVMLTDEQKEDLAPTTPENGAIDINNVYATRPEVRSLELATQIYKQKVNVTRSEYLPSIALMGSYMATNPSVFNSFEKKFKGMWNVGVMVSVPIWHWGEGIYKVKAAKSEARIAQYQLDDAKEKIELQVNQSAFQVNEAAKKLTMAEKNLEKANENLRYATLGFEEGVIPASNVLEAHTAWLSAQSEKIDAQIDVKLTEIYLRKATGELTIDN; this is encoded by the coding sequence ATGAAAAAGTTCTTCTGTTTCATCTGTTTGGCATACCTATCCTTCCCCATGAAGGCCCAGGAAGCATTAAGCTTGGATAGTTGCCGTGCATTGGCAATCTCCAACAACAAAGAACTGCTGATAAGCCAGGAAAAAATCAACGCCGCCCACTATCAAAGGAAAGCGGCATTTACTAATTACCTTCCCAACATTTCGGCCAGCGGCGGATATATGCGCAGTCAAAAAGAGTTGTCCATCCTCAGCGACGCTCAGAAAGGAGCCTTGTCCGGATTGGGTACAAGTCTCAGCGGACCGTTACAGCAGGCTGCCCAAGTTATCGCACAGCTTCATCCAGAACTGGCAGGCCAATTGCCGGCTTTAGGACAAAGCCTGGTAGGTGCCCTCGACGGTGCAGGCCAATCCTTGGTTGACGCCTTTCGTACAGACACCCGCAACATGTATGCGGGCGCACTGACCTTGACCCAACCCCTATATATGGGCGGCAAGATACGTGCCTACAACAAAATTACCAAATACGCCGAAGAGCTGGCCCGCCAGCAGCACAACACCGGTATGCAGGAAGTAATTCTGAGTACAGACCAGGCATATTGGCAGGTAGTGTCCCTTGCCCATAAAAAGAAGCTGGCAGAAGGTTATCTGAAACTACTGCAGAAGCTCGACAGCGACGTTGACAAAATGATTGCCGAAGGCGTTGCCACCAAAGCAGACGGACTCTCCATCAAAGTAAAAGTGAATGAGGCCGAAATGACCCTGACCAAAGTAACCGATGGCCTGAGCCTTGCCCGGATGCTGCTGTGCCAATTGTGTGGTCTCGACCTTTCCACTCCCGTCATGCTCACAGACGAACAGAAGGAAGACCTGGCTCCCACTACTCCGGAAAACGGTGCCATCGACATCAACAATGTTTATGCTACCCGTCCCGAAGTGCGTAGCCTGGAACTTGCCACGCAGATTTATAAGCAGAAAGTAAATGTCACCCGTTCGGAATATCTTCCTTCCATAGCACTAATGGGCAGCTATATGGCAACCAACCCTTCCGTCTTCAACAGTTTCGAGAAAAAGTTCAAGGGGATGTGGAATGTGGGTGTCATGGTGTCGGTACCCATCTGGCACTGGGGCGAAGGCATCTATAAAGTAAAAGCAGCCAAATCGGAAGCACGCATCGCCCAATACCAGTTGGATGACGCCAAAGAAAAGATAGAGCTGCAGGTCAACCAGTCGGCTTTCCAAGTGAACGAAGCTGCCAAGAAACTGACCATGGCCGAAAAGAACCTGGAAAAAGCCAACGAGAACCTGAGATACGCCACACTTGGCTTTGAGGAAGGCGTTATACCTGCCAGCAATGTGCTCGAAGCGCACACCGCATGGCTTTCTGCCCAATCGGAAAAGATAGACGCACAGATTGACGTAAAACTGACGGAAATCTATCTGAGAAAGGCAACGGGGGAATTGACAATTGATAATTGA